Proteins from one Paraburkholderia sp. BL10I2N1 genomic window:
- a CDS encoding ArsC family reductase: MARANKTVVYGIPNCDTVKKARVWLEEHGVEFEFHDFKKAGVTAPLVQDWLKDVSLDTLLNRRGTTWRGLSDDMKAAADTEAGAIALMIHKPSVIKRPVVVVNGRVKTLGFSEDQYATLFA, translated from the coding sequence ATGGCTCGCGCCAACAAAACCGTCGTCTACGGCATTCCGAACTGCGACACCGTGAAAAAAGCCCGGGTATGGCTGGAAGAGCACGGCGTCGAGTTCGAGTTTCATGATTTCAAGAAAGCTGGCGTGACTGCGCCGCTCGTGCAGGACTGGTTAAAGGACGTGTCGCTCGACACGCTGCTCAACCGGCGCGGCACGACGTGGCGCGGCCTGTCCGACGACATGAAGGCCGCCGCCGACACCGAAGCGGGTGCGATTGCGCTGATGATCCACAAGCCTTCCGTGATCAAGCGGCCGGTGGTCGTGGTCAACGGACGGGTCAAGACGCTCGGGTTTTCGGAAGATCAGTACGCGACGTTGTTTGCCTAG
- the dapD gene encoding 2,3,4,5-tetrahydropyridine-2,6-dicarboxylate N-succinyltransferase, with the protein MSQQLQQIIDNAWENRAELSPKAAPAEVRDAVAHAIEQLDKGALRVAEKKDGDWVVNQWLKKAVLLSFRLEDNVPQPAGGYTQFYDKVPSKFANYTAEDFAAGGFRVVPPAIARRGSFIAKNVVLMPSYTNIGAYVDEGTMVDTWATVGSCAQIGKNVHLSGGVGIGGVLEPLQANPVIIEDNCFIGARSEVVEGVIVEENSVISMGVYLGQSTKIYDRETGEVTYGRIPAGSVVVAGNLPSKDGSHSLYCAVIVKKVDAKTRAKVGLNELLRGD; encoded by the coding sequence ATGTCGCAACAACTTCAGCAGATCATCGATAACGCTTGGGAAAACCGCGCCGAGCTGTCGCCGAAGGCCGCGCCCGCCGAAGTGCGCGATGCCGTCGCGCATGCAATCGAACAACTCGACAAGGGCGCGCTGCGCGTCGCCGAGAAGAAGGACGGCGACTGGGTTGTCAATCAATGGCTGAAGAAAGCCGTGCTGCTCTCGTTCCGCCTCGAAGACAACGTGCCGCAACCGGCTGGCGGCTACACCCAGTTCTACGACAAGGTGCCGTCGAAGTTCGCGAATTACACCGCTGAAGACTTCGCCGCCGGCGGCTTCCGTGTCGTGCCGCCCGCCATCGCGCGCCGCGGCTCGTTCATCGCGAAGAACGTCGTGCTGATGCCGTCGTACACCAACATCGGCGCTTACGTCGACGAAGGCACGATGGTCGATACGTGGGCCACCGTCGGTTCGTGCGCACAGATCGGCAAGAACGTGCACCTGTCGGGCGGCGTCGGCATTGGGGGCGTGCTCGAGCCGCTGCAGGCGAACCCCGTCATCATTGAAGACAACTGTTTCATCGGCGCGCGCTCGGAAGTGGTGGAAGGCGTGATCGTCGAAGAGAACTCGGTGATCTCGATGGGCGTCTACCTCGGCCAGAGCACGAAGATTTACGATCGCGAAACCGGCGAAGTCACGTATGGCCGCATCCCGGCAGGTTCGGTGGTGGTGGCGGGCAATCTGCCGTCGAAGGACGGCTCGCACAGCCTGTACTGCGCAGTGATCGTCAAGAAGGTGGATGCGAAGACGCGTGCCAAGGTCGGTCTCAACGAGCTGCTGCGAGGCGATTGA
- a CDS encoding cell division protein ZipA C-terminal FtsZ-binding domain-containing protein, which yields MDELTLGLIGAGAVVVGGVVVYNAWQGAKVRRRMPRPMPPETAETFARDDQQEQSPFIEPARPTTRREPSLGESADAASAARVEPSFGGAGVAPLDTPADIQAETTTPNGFPEPVDEELSPASGKEQIEPILPAATTISSAPPAVVDRRIDCIVPIRPAGPVAGDKVIPFAQRLRRAGSKPVYIEGKPEGGGIWELLQNGVRYEELRAAAQLANRSGPLNELEFSEFVTGVQQFADAIDASPEFPDMLETVAMARELDGFAAQCDAQLSINVMSDGAPWSANYVQAVASQDGLLLSRDGTRFVKLDAKQSPVFMLQFGDTNFLRDDLTYKGGQMITLVLDVPVADEDILPFRLMCDYAKSLSERIGARVVDDQRRPLPESSLLAIEKQLMTLYAKLEQAGIPAGSPATRRLFSQ from the coding sequence ATGGACGAGTTGACACTCGGTTTGATCGGCGCAGGCGCCGTGGTGGTCGGGGGTGTGGTGGTGTACAACGCGTGGCAGGGTGCGAAGGTGCGCCGCAGGATGCCACGGCCGATGCCACCCGAAACCGCTGAAACCTTTGCGCGAGACGACCAGCAAGAACAGAGCCCATTCATCGAACCCGCAAGGCCGACCACGCGCCGCGAGCCATCGCTCGGCGAATCCGCCGACGCTGCCAGCGCCGCTCGGGTCGAGCCGAGCTTTGGGGGCGCGGGCGTAGCGCCACTCGATACGCCTGCCGATATCCAGGCAGAAACCACGACGCCGAACGGCTTTCCCGAGCCGGTCGACGAAGAGCTGTCGCCGGCCTCCGGCAAGGAGCAGATCGAACCGATCCTGCCTGCCGCGACGACCATCTCTTCCGCACCGCCCGCCGTGGTGGACCGGCGCATCGACTGCATCGTGCCGATCCGTCCTGCGGGGCCCGTGGCCGGCGACAAGGTGATCCCGTTTGCGCAGCGTTTGCGTCGCGCGGGCAGCAAGCCGGTGTATATCGAAGGCAAGCCCGAAGGCGGCGGCATCTGGGAGTTGCTGCAGAACGGCGTTCGCTACGAAGAACTGCGGGCGGCAGCCCAGCTCGCGAATCGCAGCGGACCGCTCAACGAACTGGAGTTCTCCGAATTCGTCACCGGCGTGCAGCAGTTCGCCGACGCGATCGACGCTTCACCGGAGTTTCCCGACATGCTGGAGACGGTCGCCATGGCGCGCGAGCTGGATGGCTTCGCCGCGCAATGCGATGCGCAATTGTCGATCAACGTGATGTCCGACGGTGCGCCGTGGTCGGCGAATTATGTGCAGGCGGTGGCTTCGCAGGATGGCCTGCTGCTGTCACGAGATGGCACGCGCTTCGTGAAGCTCGATGCGAAGCAGAGCCCGGTCTTCATGCTGCAGTTCGGCGACACCAACTTCCTGCGCGACGACCTGACTTACAAGGGCGGCCAGATGATCACACTGGTGCTCGACGTACCGGTCGCTGACGAGGACATCCTGCCGTTCCGTCTGATGTGTGATTACGCAAAGTCGCTGTCCGAGCGGATCGGCGCCCGGGTTGTCGACGATCAGCGTCGCCCGCTGCCTGAAAGCTCGCTGCTCGCGATCGAAAAGCAGTTGATGACGCTGTACGCGAAACTGGAGCAGGCGGGCATCCCCGCGGGCTCGCCGGCGACGCGCCGGCTGTTCAGCCAGTAA
- a CDS encoding DMT family transporter, translating into MKNWIRTGWPTLAIMMGASVWGLVWYPLRMLAALGVTGTAASALTSGAGCLFVLLVRRSAIATVKWHWLLLALALAAGVTNIGFVWGSIHGEVMRVLLLFYLTPAWTAVFAHFILRERLTWSGAALSALSLAGAMMMLWLPQLGIPVPGNLAEWAGLAGGMGFALCNVLIVKTSRVLPDMKPEMRTAVIFGGAALFGAFASLFEAMPAPPVGAHLGTAALLVLGLGFVLASNNMLVQYGLSRVPANRASIIMLFEIVITALSAWLFAGETPGPREWAGGACIVLASALSSWVHRAKAKPEIGSHSDPDRQERGRAMV; encoded by the coding sequence ATGAAAAACTGGATCCGAACCGGCTGGCCCACGCTCGCAATCATGATGGGCGCTTCGGTATGGGGCCTCGTCTGGTATCCGCTGCGCATGCTCGCGGCGCTGGGGGTCACGGGCACGGCGGCGAGCGCGCTGACGAGCGGCGCCGGGTGTCTCTTCGTGCTGCTGGTGCGCCGGAGCGCGATCGCGACGGTCAAGTGGCACTGGCTGCTGCTGGCACTGGCGTTGGCAGCGGGCGTGACGAACATCGGCTTCGTCTGGGGTTCGATTCACGGCGAAGTCATGCGCGTGCTGCTGCTTTTCTATCTCACGCCGGCGTGGACCGCGGTCTTTGCCCATTTCATCCTGCGCGAACGTCTGACGTGGTCGGGTGCCGCGCTCTCGGCGCTGTCGCTGGCCGGCGCGATGATGATGCTGTGGTTGCCGCAGCTCGGCATTCCGGTGCCGGGGAACCTCGCCGAATGGGCGGGGCTCGCCGGCGGCATGGGCTTTGCGTTGTGCAACGTGCTGATCGTGAAGACAAGCCGCGTGCTGCCCGACATGAAACCCGAGATGCGCACCGCCGTTATTTTCGGTGGCGCGGCGCTCTTCGGTGCGTTTGCCTCGTTGTTCGAGGCGATGCCGGCGCCGCCCGTGGGCGCCCATCTCGGCACGGCCGCGTTGCTCGTACTTGGCCTCGGCTTCGTGCTGGCGTCGAACAACATGCTCGTGCAGTACGGGCTGTCGCGCGTGCCGGCCAACCGCGCATCGATCATCATGCTGTTCGAGATCGTGATCACGGCACTGTCGGCATGGCTCTTTGCCGGCGAGACGCCCGGCCCGCGCGAATGGGCGGGTGGTGCGTGCATCGTGCTGGCTTCGGCGCTGTCGAGCTGGGTGCACCGCGCGAAAGCAAAACCTGAAATCGGTTCTCACTCCGATCCAGACCGTCAGGAACGGGGACGCGCGATGGTATGA
- the dapE gene encoding succinyl-diaminopimelate desuccinylase produces the protein MSGTLALTEQLIARASVTPDDQHCQNLLIERLSAIGFVCETIESQGVTNLWAVKRGTDGTNGKLLAFAGHTDVVPTGPLEQWTSAPFKPTHRDGKLYGRGAADMKTSIAGFVVASEEFVAAHPEHRGSIAFLITSDEEGPATDGTIKVVEALEARGEKMDYCVVGEPTSSQTLGDMVKNGRRGSMSGKLTVKGVQGHIAYPHLAKNPVHLLAPALAELVAESWDDGNEYFPPTTWQVSNLHSGTGASNVIPGHAEILFNFRFSTASTVEGLQRRVHAILDKHDLEYDLKWSVSGLPFLTPRGNLSNAVEKAIWDETGVKTELSTTGGTSDGRFIARICEQVVEFGPPNGSIHKIDEHIEVAFIEPLKNVYRRVLEQLIA, from the coding sequence ATGTCCGGCACTCTTGCCCTTACTGAACAACTGATCGCACGCGCCTCCGTTACGCCCGACGACCAGCACTGCCAGAACCTGCTGATCGAGCGCCTGTCCGCGATCGGTTTCGTCTGCGAGACGATCGAATCGCAGGGCGTGACGAACCTGTGGGCCGTAAAGCGCGGCACCGACGGCACGAACGGCAAGCTGCTTGCGTTCGCCGGCCACACCGACGTCGTGCCGACCGGTCCGCTCGAACAATGGACGTCGGCGCCGTTCAAGCCGACCCATCGCGACGGCAAGCTCTATGGCCGCGGTGCGGCGGACATGAAAACATCGATTGCGGGCTTCGTGGTCGCGAGCGAGGAGTTCGTCGCGGCGCATCCCGAACATCGCGGCTCGATCGCGTTTCTGATCACGAGCGACGAAGAAGGCCCCGCCACCGACGGCACGATCAAGGTCGTCGAAGCACTGGAGGCGCGTGGCGAGAAAATGGACTACTGCGTCGTCGGCGAGCCGACGTCAAGTCAGACGCTCGGCGACATGGTCAAGAACGGCCGGCGCGGCTCGATGTCGGGCAAGCTGACAGTCAAAGGCGTGCAGGGGCATATCGCCTACCCGCACCTTGCGAAAAATCCGGTGCATCTGCTGGCGCCGGCGCTGGCTGAACTCGTCGCCGAAAGCTGGGACGACGGCAACGAGTATTTCCCGCCGACCACCTGGCAGGTGTCGAATCTCCACAGCGGCACCGGCGCGAGCAACGTGATACCTGGCCACGCCGAGATACTGTTCAATTTCCGTTTCTCGACAGCGAGCACCGTCGAAGGATTGCAGCGCCGCGTGCATGCGATTCTCGATAAACACGATCTGGAATACGACCTGAAATGGTCGGTCAGCGGCCTGCCCTTCCTCACGCCGCGCGGCAACCTGTCGAACGCCGTCGAAAAGGCGATCTGGGACGAAACCGGCGTGAAGACCGAACTGTCGACGACGGGCGGAACCTCCGACGGCCGTTTCATCGCACGCATCTGTGAACAGGTGGTCGAGTTCGGGCCGCCCAACGGCAGCATCCACAAGATCGACGAGCACATCGAAGTAGCGTTCATCGAACCGCTCAAGAATGTGTACCGCCGGGTACTCGAACAACTGATCGCCTGA
- the dapC gene encoding succinyldiaminopimelate transaminase, whose protein sequence is MNPLLDSLQPYPFEKLRALFKDVTPPAALAHISFGIGEPKHPTPALIRDAVVASLGGLASYPATLGSEALRESIARWVTTRYHLPPVNPGTQVLPVAGSREALFALAQTVIDPQRRIDGQPAIVLCPNPFYQIYEGAALLAGAQPYFANSDPARNFACDYAAVPADVWARTQLLYVCSPGNPTGAVLTLDDWRELFALSDRYGFVIASDECYSEIYFDEAKPPLGGLEAAHKLGRGFERLVMLSSLSKRSNVPGMRSGFVAGDAAILKKFLLYRTYHGTALSTVYQTASIAAWNDEAHVRENRAKYVQKFATVTPMLANVLDVRLPDAAFYLWADVSRTGLSDTQFAQRLYADYNVTVLPGSFLARTAHDTNPGRNFVRLALVAGVDECTEGAQRIVDFCHSLGTS, encoded by the coding sequence GTGAACCCGCTACTCGACTCCCTCCAGCCCTATCCATTCGAAAAGCTCCGCGCGCTTTTCAAGGACGTCACGCCGCCCGCCGCGCTCGCCCACATCAGCTTCGGCATCGGCGAGCCGAAACATCCGACGCCTGCGCTGATCCGCGATGCAGTTGTCGCATCGCTCGGCGGTCTTGCGTCCTATCCGGCCACCCTGGGCTCGGAAGCGTTGCGCGAGTCGATCGCGCGCTGGGTCACGACGCGCTACCACCTGCCGCCCGTCAATCCGGGTACCCAGGTGCTGCCTGTCGCGGGCTCGCGCGAGGCGCTTTTTGCGCTCGCGCAGACGGTGATCGATCCGCAGCGCAGAATCGATGGCCAGCCTGCGATCGTACTCTGTCCGAACCCGTTCTATCAAATCTATGAAGGCGCGGCGCTCCTCGCCGGCGCCCAGCCGTACTTCGCGAATAGCGACCCGGCGCGCAATTTCGCCTGCGACTACGCGGCGGTTCCTGCCGACGTCTGGGCGCGCACGCAGCTGCTGTACGTGTGCTCGCCGGGCAATCCGACGGGCGCCGTGCTGACACTCGACGACTGGCGCGAGCTGTTCGCGCTGTCGGACCGCTATGGCTTCGTGATCGCCTCCGACGAGTGCTACTCGGAAATCTATTTCGACGAGGCGAAACCGCCCCTTGGCGGCCTGGAAGCGGCGCACAAACTGGGCCGCGGCTTCGAGCGCCTCGTAATGCTGTCGAGCCTGTCGAAGCGCTCGAATGTGCCGGGCATGCGTTCGGGCTTTGTCGCCGGCGACGCCGCGATCCTGAAGAAATTCCTGCTGTACCGCACCTACCACGGCACGGCGCTATCGACCGTCTACCAGACCGCCAGCATCGCCGCCTGGAACGACGAAGCCCATGTGCGCGAAAACCGCGCGAAGTACGTGCAGAAATTCGCCACCGTCACGCCCATGCTCGCCAACGTGCTCGACGTGCGCCTGCCGGACGCGGCGTTCTACCTGTGGGCCGACGTGTCGCGCACCGGCCTGTCGGATACCCAGTTCGCCCAGCGCCTGTACGCCGACTATAATGTGACGGTTCTGCCCGGATCGTTTCTGGCGCGCACCGCGCACGACACAAACCCGGGTCGCAATTTCGTGCGCCTCGCGCTCGTGGCCGGTGTCGACGAGTGCACCGAAGGCGCCCAGCGCATCGTCGACTTTTGCCATTCGCTCGGCACGTCGTGA
- the smc gene encoding chromosome segregation protein SMC: MRLTSIKLAGFKSFVDPTHFQVPGQLVGVVGPNGCGKSNIIDAVRWVLGESRASELRGESMQDVIFNGSTARKPGSRASVELVFDNADGRAAGQWGQYAEIAVKRVLTRDGTSSYYINNLPARRRDIQDIFLGTGLGPRAYAIIGQGMIARIIEAKPEELRVFLEEAAGVSKYKERRRETENRLHDTRENLTRVEDIVRELGTNLEKLEAQAVVATKFKELQADGEEKQRLLWLLRKNEAGSEQERQQRAIEQAQIDLEMHTAKLREVEAQLETLRVAHYSASDAMQGAQGALYEANAEVSRLEAEIKFIVESRNRVQAQIAALTAQREQWQSQAEKAQGDIEDAEEQLAVAEEKAALAEDEAAAKHDAMPALEARWRDAQTQLNEERAGIAQTEQALKLEAAHQRNADQQLQQFQQRHERLKQEAGGLDAPDEAQLEESRMQLAEHEEVLNDAQTRHADAQEALPRLDGERRAAQERVQAESAQIHQLEARLAALKQLQENVQTEGKIQPWLDKHELGALPRLWKKLHVEAGWETALEALLRERLAALEVSNLDWVKAFATDAPPAKLAFYAPPAAGLPVDAPPVLRPLLALVRIDDAGLRAVLSDWLGQAFVADDLAQALAMRSQLPAGGAFVVKAGHVVTRVGVQLYAADSEQSGMLARQQEIENLTRQVRAQALLADEAKAAAIRAEAAHTQASQALSDVRSQVERATQRVHALQMDVLKLTQAHERYTQRSTQIREELAEITAQIEEQRALRGESEANFERHDAQLAELQARFEDNQLAFEALDEELTAARAHSRDLDRAATDARFAARNMANRIDELKRSIQVAHEQSERVAASLEDARVELETINRQTAHTGLQEALEVRAVKEEALHAARLELDDLTAKLRAADETRLTAERALQPLRDRITELQLKEQAARLNGEQFVEQLAAAGVDEAELQAKLTPDMKPSYLQGEVTRLNNAITALGPVNMAALDELKAASERKTFLDAQSADLTNAIETLEDAIRKIDQETRTLLQGTFDEVNKHFGELFPRLFGGGQARLIMTGDEILDAGVQVMAQPPGKKNSTIHLLSGGEKALTATALVFAMFQLNPAPFCLLDEVDAPLDDANTERFANLVRAMSDKTQFLFISHNKIAMEMAQQLIGVTMQEQGVSRIVAVDMETASGFVQSGV, encoded by the coding sequence GTGCGTCTGACCTCGATCAAACTCGCTGGCTTCAAGTCATTCGTCGATCCCACGCATTTCCAGGTTCCGGGCCAGCTGGTTGGCGTGGTCGGTCCCAATGGGTGCGGCAAGTCCAACATCATCGATGCCGTGCGCTGGGTGCTCGGTGAATCGCGTGCTTCCGAGCTGCGCGGCGAGTCGATGCAGGACGTGATCTTCAATGGCTCGACCGCGCGCAAGCCGGGCAGCCGCGCCAGCGTCGAACTCGTCTTCGACAACGCCGATGGCCGTGCTGCCGGCCAGTGGGGCCAGTATGCCGAAATCGCCGTCAAGCGCGTGCTGACGCGCGACGGCACGTCGAGCTACTACATCAACAACCTCCCGGCGCGGCGGCGCGACATCCAGGACATCTTCCTCGGCACGGGCCTCGGTCCGCGCGCTTACGCGATCATTGGGCAGGGCATGATCGCGCGGATCATCGAGGCGAAGCCCGAAGAGCTGCGCGTGTTTCTCGAAGAAGCCGCAGGCGTGTCGAAGTACAAGGAACGCCGGCGCGAAACGGAAAACCGTCTGCACGACACGCGCGAGAATCTGACGCGTGTCGAGGACATCGTCCGCGAACTCGGCACGAACCTCGAAAAGCTCGAAGCGCAGGCGGTCGTCGCAACGAAGTTCAAGGAACTGCAGGCGGACGGCGAAGAGAAGCAGCGTCTCTTGTGGCTGTTGCGCAAGAACGAGGCGGGCAGCGAGCAGGAGCGCCAGCAACGCGCCATCGAGCAGGCCCAGATCGACCTCGAAATGCATACCGCGAAGCTGCGCGAAGTCGAAGCGCAGCTCGAAACGCTGCGCGTGGCGCACTATTCCGCCAGCGACGCGATGCAGGGTGCGCAAGGCGCGCTGTACGAAGCGAACGCCGAAGTGAGCCGCCTCGAGGCAGAGATCAAGTTCATCGTCGAATCGCGCAACCGCGTGCAGGCGCAGATCGCGGCGCTGACCGCGCAGCGTGAGCAGTGGCAGTCGCAGGCCGAAAAGGCCCAGGGCGACATTGAAGACGCCGAAGAGCAACTGGCCGTCGCGGAGGAAAAGGCCGCGCTAGCCGAAGACGAAGCGGCCGCGAAGCACGACGCGATGCCGGCCCTCGAAGCCCGCTGGCGCGACGCGCAGACGCAGCTCAACGAAGAGCGTGCGGGTATCGCGCAGACCGAACAGGCGCTCAAGCTCGAAGCCGCGCATCAACGCAATGCCGATCAGCAACTGCAGCAGTTTCAGCAGCGCCACGAGCGTCTGAAGCAGGAAGCGGGCGGCCTCGACGCCCCGGACGAAGCGCAGCTCGAAGAGTCGCGCATGCAGCTCGCCGAGCACGAAGAGGTCCTCAACGACGCACAGACACGTCACGCGGATGCGCAGGAGGCGCTGCCGCGTCTCGATGGCGAGCGTCGTGCTGCTCAGGAACGCGTGCAGGCGGAAAGCGCACAGATTCACCAGCTCGAAGCGCGCCTCGCGGCGCTGAAGCAGCTTCAGGAAAACGTCCAGACGGAAGGCAAGATCCAGCCGTGGCTCGACAAACACGAGCTGGGCGCGTTGCCGCGTCTGTGGAAAAAGCTGCACGTCGAAGCCGGCTGGGAAACGGCCCTCGAGGCGCTGCTGCGCGAGCGTCTCGCCGCGCTGGAAGTGTCGAACCTCGACTGGGTCAAGGCCTTCGCGACCGATGCACCGCCCGCCAAGCTCGCGTTCTACGCGCCGCCGGCTGCCGGTCTGCCGGTCGACGCGCCGCCTGTGCTGCGTCCGTTGCTGGCGCTCGTGCGCATTGACGATGCAGGTTTGCGTGCGGTGCTGAGCGACTGGCTGGGTCAGGCGTTCGTCGCCGACGATCTGGCTCAAGCGCTCGCTATGCGCTCGCAACTGCCCGCAGGCGGCGCATTTGTCGTCAAGGCCGGGCATGTGGTGACACGGGTCGGCGTGCAGCTGTACGCTGCCGACTCCGAGCAGTCCGGCATGCTGGCCCGTCAGCAGGAAATCGAAAATCTGACGCGCCAGGTGCGGGCCCAGGCGCTTCTCGCCGATGAGGCAAAGGCGGCCGCCATCCGAGCGGAAGCGGCACACACGCAGGCATCGCAGGCCTTGTCCGATGTACGCTCGCAGGTCGAGCGCGCGACGCAGCGCGTCCACGCGTTGCAGATGGACGTGCTGAAGCTGACCCAGGCGCATGAGCGCTACACGCAACGCAGCACGCAGATCCGCGAGGAACTCGCAGAGATTACCGCCCAGATCGAAGAGCAGCGCGCGTTGCGTGGCGAATCGGAAGCGAACTTCGAGCGTCACGATGCGCAGCTGGCCGAGTTGCAGGCGCGCTTCGAGGACAACCAGCTCGCGTTCGAAGCGCTCGATGAGGAGCTGACCGCTGCGCGTGCCCATTCGCGCGATCTCGACCGGGCAGCGACTGACGCCCGGTTTGCCGCGCGCAACATGGCGAACCGGATCGATGAGCTGAAACGCAGCATCCAGGTTGCGCACGAACAGAGCGAACGCGTGGCGGCATCGCTGGAAGATGCGCGTGTCGAACTCGAAACGATCAACCGGCAGACCGCGCACACCGGGCTGCAGGAAGCGCTGGAAGTGCGTGCGGTGAAGGAAGAAGCGCTGCACGCGGCGCGCCTTGAGCTCGATGACCTGACGGCGAAACTGCGCGCGGCGGACGAAACGCGCCTGACTGCCGAACGCGCATTGCAACCCTTGCGCGACCGCATCACTGAACTGCAGCTCAAGGAGCAGGCCGCGCGCCTGAACGGCGAGCAGTTCGTCGAGCAACTCGCCGCTGCAGGCGTCGATGAAGCTGAACTGCAGGCGAAGCTCACGCCTGATATGAAGCCGTCGTATCTGCAGGGTGAAGTCACGCGACTGAACAACGCGATCACGGCGCTTGGTCCGGTGAACATGGCGGCGCTCGACGAACTCAAGGCGGCGAGCGAGCGCAAGACCTTCCTCGATGCGCAGTCAGCCGACCTGACGAACGCAATCGAGACCCTCGAAGACGCGATCCGCAAAATTGACCAGGAAACCCGCACGCTGCTGCAGGGCACGTTCGACGAAGTCAACAAGCACTTCGGCGAACTGTTCCCGCGTCTTTTCGGCGGCGGTCAGGCGAGGCTCATCATGACCGGCGACGAAATTCTCGACGCCGGCGTGCAGGTGATGGCCCAACCGCCGGGCAAGAAGAATTCGACGATTCATCTGCTCTCGGGCGGCGAAAAGGCGCTGACGGCGACAGCCCTCGTGTTCGCGATGTTCCAGTTGAACCCGGCGCCGTTCTGTCTGCTCGACGAAGTGGACGCGCCGCTGGACGACGCGAATACCGAACGCTTCGCCAACCTCGTGCGCGCGATGTCCGACAAGACGCAGTTCCTGTTCATTTCACACAACAAGATCGCGATGGAAATGGCGCAGCAACTGATCGGGGTGACCATGCAGGAGCAGGGCGTGTCGCGGATCGTTGCAGTCGATATGGAAACGGCATCGGGCTTTGTCCAGAGTGGTGTTTGA